CTCTGTAAGAGCGCGTAGGTGAAAATTCTCCTAGCTTATGCCCTACCATGTTCTCAGTAACATATACTGGTACGAACTGGCGACCATTATGCACTGCAATAGTTTGCCCCACAAAATCTGGGGTAATCATAGAAGCTCTAGACCAAGTCTTGATGACAGTCTTTTTATCGCCTTCTACGTTTGCAGTAACTTTCTTTTCTAACTTATAGTGAACGTAAGGTCCTTTTTTTAATGAACGTGCCATATCTTATTATTTCTTTCTACGTTCTACAATATACTTATTACTCGACTTCGTCTTAGAACGCGTTCTGTAACCTTTAGCAGGTACACCATTACGGTTTCTAGGGTGACCTCCAGAAGATTTACCTTCTCCACCTCCCATTGGGTGATCGACAGGGTTCATAACTACTGGACGTACACGTGGACGACGACCTAACCAACGGCTTCTACCAGCTTTACCAGATACAAGTAACTGGTGATCACTATTAGATACAGCACCTATTGTTGCCATACACGTTGATAAGATTAATCTTGTTTCTCCAGAAGGAAGTTTTACCGTAGCAAACTTACCATCACGAGCCATTAACTGAGCAAATGAACCCGCCGAACGCGCCATAACAGCACCTTGACCTGGACGTAACTCAATACAAGATATTATAGTTCCCAAAGGAATCGCCGAAAGTGGCATAGCATTACCTATCTCAGGAGCTACACTTGCACCAGAAACTAAGTTCTGACCAACTTGCAAACCATTCTGAGCGATAATATAACGCTTCTCACCATCTTGATAATCAAGAAGAGCGATAAACGCCGTTCTGTTTGGATCATATTGGATTGACGCAACAGTTGCAGGAACTCCTTCTTTGTTACGTTTAAAATCGATAATACGGTAACGCTTTTTGTGACCTCCACCTACTTGGCGTATAGTCATCTTACCCGTATTATTTCTACCTCCTGAGCGTTTTTTCGGAGCCAATAGGCTTTTTTCCGGCTTATCAGTCGTAATCTGGTCGAAACCATTTACAACTCTAAATCGCTGCCCTGGAGTGATAGGTTTTAATTTTCTTACTGACATTTTTTTGTCTTAAATGTTGTTATAAAAATCTATTGTATCACCTTCCGCCAGCTGTACAATTGCCTTTTTAATAGCATTTGTTTTACCAGTAAGAACACCAGACTTCGTATGACGAGACTTGCGATCCGGGCGGACGTTCATTGTGCGAACTTTTTCAACTGAAACACCATAAGCAGCTTCTACCGCTTTCTTAATTTCAACCTTATTTGTTCTCATACTCACTTCAAAAGTAAAACGATTCATTTCCTCGCTATCTTTTGTTGCTTTTTCTGTAATAACAGGCTTTATTAAAATACTCATCGTGTCTTATTTTGCTAAATTTGCTTCAACACCTTCTAAAGACCCTTCTAAGAACACAACGTTGTTTGCATTCATTATTCCGTAAGTGCTTAATTCTGAGCTTTTTACGACTTTAGCGGTCTTTAAATTGCGCGACGACAAATATACGTTATTATTTGACTCTCCCAACACTATAAGTGACTTTTTATTCTCTAACCCTAAGGCTTTCAAAACATTCACAAAATCTTTCGTTTTTGGAGCGTCTAGATTAAAATCTTCTATTACAGTGATTGCGTTATCGTTAGCCTTAATTGTAAGTGCCGAACGACGTGCAAGTCTCTTCAATCCTTTGTTTAATTTGAAAGAGTAATTTCTAGGTCTTGGGCCGAACATACGTCCTCCTCCTCTAAAAACACCAGACTTAATACTACCCGCACGGGCTGTACCAGTTCCTTTTTGCTTCTTGATCTTACGAGTAGAACCCGCAATCTCTGCTCTTTCTTTAGACTTGTGCGTTCCTTGACGTTGGTTAGCAAGAAATTGCTTAACATCTAAATACACAGCATGCTTGTTTGGTTCAATTCCAAAAACAGCATCAGAAAGGTCTGCCTTTCTCCCTGTTTCTTTTCCTTTGATATCTACAACTGCTATCTTCATTACTTCTGAATGATTACATAAGCATTTTTGTGACCAGGAACACATCCTTTCACTACAAGTAGATTCTTTTCAGCAACTACTTTCAATACTTTAAGATTTTGAACTTTTATTTTGTCACCACCCATACGACCTGCCATACGCATTCCTTTGAATACACGTGCAGGGTAAGATGCTGCCCCAATTGAACCTGGCGCTCTAAGACGGTTATGTTGACCGTGAGTAGCTTGTCCAACACCACGGAAACCGTGACGCTTTACAACTCCTTGAAAACCTTTACCTTTTGAAGTTCCCGATACATCGACAAATTCTCCTTCAGCAAAATGATCTACAGTAATTGCATCTCCTAATTTAAACTCTCCTTCAAATCCTTGAAATTCGACAACTTTACGCTTAGCAACAGTTCCTGCTTTTTTGGCGTGGCCAGCAGCAGCTTTGTTTGCCTTCTTAGCGTCATCGAAACCAAGTTGAAGGGCTTCATACCCGTCAGCTTCTGTGGTTCTGACTTGGGTGATAACGCAGGGACCTGCTTCGATAACGGTACATGGAATATTTTTTCCATTCTCGTCAAAGATGCTAGTCATACCTACTTTCTTTCCGATTAACCCAGACATAATTATAAATATTTGTTATTAAAAAATCTATTCTAAAAAAAACAAGGCCGAACACGTTCGACCTTGAATGTGTGTTTCCGTTTTTCCCTCGCACGCAGCTCAGGACAAATTAGTGTGGTAATTAATACGCTTTCGCGAAAGCGTAAACATCTATCACACCTTAATCTCTACCTCTACTCCAGATGGTAATTCTAATTTCATCAAAGCATCAATAGTCTTTGAAGAGGAAGAATAGATATCAAGTAAACGCTTATAAGAGCTAAGCTCAAATTGCTCACGAGATTTCTTGTTTACGTGTGGAGAACGTAATACAGTAAAGATTTTCTTATGTGTTGGAAGAGGAATAGGCCCTGTTACTACAGCTCCTGTTGTCTTCACAGTTCTTACAATTTTCTCAGCACTTTTATCTACTAAGTTGTGATCGTAAGATTTTAGTTTAATTCTAATTTTTTGACTCATTTCCTTAGTAATTAATCGTTTGTACCTTTAGATGCTGCAATAACTTCTGCTGCAATATTTGCAGGAGTTTCCTCGTAGTGAGAAAATTCCATAGTAGAAGTTGCACGTCCAGATGATAGCGTACGCAATGTTGTTACATAACCAAACATCTCAGAAAGTGGCACTGTTGCCTTGATAGTCTTTGCACCAGCACGGTCACCCATACTTGCCATTTGACCACGACGACGGTTCAAATCTCCTACAATATCACCCATGTTCTCTTCTGGTGTAATCACCTCAAGCTTCATGATAGGCTCCATTATAACTGCCTTGGCAGCTTTTGCAGAGTTTTTAAATCCAAGCTTAGCAGCAAGTTCGAAAGAAAGTTGATCAGAATCCACATCGTGGTAAGATCCATCTCTCAACGTTACTTTAATTGCATCTACTTCATAACCAGCAAGAGGTCCATTTACCATTGCCATTTTGAATCCTTTCTCAATAGATGGGATAAATTCCTTAGGAACGTTACCACCCTTAATTACTGATTCAAATTGCAATCCTACAACACCTTCGTCTGCAGGCTCTATTGTAAATACGATGTCAGCAAATTTACCACGTCCACCAGATTGCTTTTTATAAGTTTCTCTGTGCTCTGCGGCTCTTGTAATTGCCTCCTTGTACTCAACTTGTGGTTGACCTTGGTTAACCTCTACTTTAAATTCTCTTCTTAAACGGTCTACAATTACATCTAAGTGAAGCTCACCCATTCCTGATATAATAGTCTGACCTGAAGCCTCGTCTGAACGAACTGTAAACGTAGGATCTTCTTCAGCAAGTTTTGCTAAGCCCATTCCTAATTTATCTACATCTGCTTTAGTTTTAGGCTCAACCGCGATACCGATTACCGGATCTGGGAAGTCCATAGATTCCAAAACAATAGGGTGCTTCTCATCAGAAAGTGTATCTCCAGTCTTAATAGACTTGAAACCTACAGCTGCTCCAATATCTCCAGCCTCTATATAGTCAATCGCATTTTGCTTGTTAGCATGCATTTGATAGATACGTGAGATACGCTCTTTTTTACCAGAACGATTGTTTAGTACATAAGATCCAGCATCTAAACGACCTGAGTATGCTCTAAAAAATGCAAGGCGACCCACAAAAGGATCTGTTGCAATTTTAAATGCAAGAGCAGCAAAAGGCTCCTTTACATCTGGCTTACGTAATTCTTCTTTTTCTGTATCTGGGTTTACACCTACGATACCCTCCTTATCCATAGGAGAAGGTAAGTAACGACAAACAGCATCAAGAAGGAATTGAACTCCTTTGTTCTTAAATGCAGAACCACAGATCATAGGAATGATAGACATATCCATTACAGCAGCACGAAGCGCAGCGTGCACTTCATCTTCTGTAATTGAATCCTCATCTTCCATATATTTTTCTAGCAAGTTTTCATCATACGCAGCAACTTCTTCAATAAGCTTACCGCGAAGCATTCTTGCTTCCTCTTTTAAGTTTTCTGGAATATCAACAACATCAAATGTTGCTCCCATTCCTTCTTCATGCCATACGATAGCACGGTTCTTAACAAGATCGACAATTCCTTTAAAATCCTCTTCATCACCAATGTTAAGAACGATAGGCACAGCATTTGAACCTAACATTTCCTTAACTTGAGTACAAACCTCTAAGAAGTTTGAACCTTGACGGTCCATTTTATTTACAAAACCAATACGTGGCACTTTGTAATTATCTGCAAGTCTCCAGTTAGTTTCTGATTGCGGCTCAACACCATCAACAGCACTAAACAAGAATACTAAACCATCAAGTACACGTAAAGAACGATTCACCTCTACAGTAAAATCAACGTGACCAGGAGTATCTATAATATTAAAGTGATAATCCTTAGTAT
The genomic region above belongs to Dokdonia sp. Dokd-P16 and contains:
- the rpsJ gene encoding 30S ribosomal protein S10 encodes the protein MSQKIRIKLKSYDHNLVDKSAEKIVRTVKTTGAVVTGPIPLPTHKKIFTVLRSPHVNKKSREQFELSSYKRLLDIYSSSSKTIDALMKLELPSGVEVEIKV
- the rplD gene encoding 50S ribosomal protein L4; translation: MKIAVVDIKGKETGRKADLSDAVFGIEPNKHAVYLDVKQFLANQRQGTHKSKERAEIAGSTRKIKKQKGTGTARAGSIKSGVFRGGGRMFGPRPRNYSFKLNKGLKRLARRSALTIKANDNAITVIEDFNLDAPKTKDFVNVLKALGLENKKSLIVLGESNNNVYLSSRNLKTAKVVKSSELSTYGIMNANNVVFLEGSLEGVEANLAK
- the rplW gene encoding 50S ribosomal protein L23; translation: MSILIKPVITEKATKDSEEMNRFTFEVSMRTNKVEIKKAVEAAYGVSVEKVRTMNVRPDRKSRHTKSGVLTGKTNAIKKAIVQLAEGDTIDFYNNI
- the fusA gene encoding elongation factor G; the encoded protein is MARDLKFTRNIGIAAHIDAGKTTTTERILYYTGVSHKIGEVHDGAATMDWMEQEQERGITITSAATTCTWKFPMENAQTLPDTKDYHFNIIDTPGHVDFTVEVNRSLRVLDGLVFLFSAVDGVEPQSETNWRLADNYKVPRIGFVNKMDRQGSNFLEVCTQVKEMLGSNAVPIVLNIGDEEDFKGIVDLVKNRAIVWHEEGMGATFDVVDIPENLKEEARMLRGKLIEEVAAYDENLLEKYMEDEDSITEDEVHAALRAAVMDMSIIPMICGSAFKNKGVQFLLDAVCRYLPSPMDKEGIVGVNPDTEKEELRKPDVKEPFAALAFKIATDPFVGRLAFFRAYSGRLDAGSYVLNNRSGKKERISRIYQMHANKQNAIDYIEAGDIGAAVGFKSIKTGDTLSDEKHPIVLESMDFPDPVIGIAVEPKTKADVDKLGMGLAKLAEEDPTFTVRSDEASGQTIISGMGELHLDVIVDRLRREFKVEVNQGQPQVEYKEAITRAAEHRETYKKQSGGRGKFADIVFTIEPADEGVVGLQFESVIKGGNVPKEFIPSIEKGFKMAMVNGPLAGYEVDAIKVTLRDGSYHDVDSDQLSFELAAKLGFKNSAKAAKAVIMEPIMKLEVITPEENMGDIVGDLNRRRGQMASMGDRAGAKTIKATVPLSEMFGYVTTLRTLSSGRATSTMEFSHYEETPANIAAEVIAASKGTND
- the rpsS gene encoding 30S ribosomal protein S19, giving the protein MARSLKKGPYVHYKLEKKVTANVEGDKKTVIKTWSRASMITPDFVGQTIAVHNGRQFVPVYVTENMVGHKLGEFSPTRSYRGHGADKKNKGKR
- the rplB gene encoding 50S ribosomal protein L2, with translation MSVRKLKPITPGQRFRVVNGFDQITTDKPEKSLLAPKKRSGGRNNTGKMTIRQVGGGHKKRYRIIDFKRNKEGVPATVASIQYDPNRTAFIALLDYQDGEKRYIIAQNGLQVGQNLVSGASVAPEIGNAMPLSAIPLGTIISCIELRPGQGAVMARSAGSFAQLMARDGKFATVKLPSGETRLILSTCMATIGAVSNSDHQLLVSGKAGRSRWLGRRPRVRPVVMNPVDHPMGGGEGKSSGGHPRNRNGVPAKGYRTRSKTKSSNKYIVERRKK
- the rplC gene encoding 50S ribosomal protein L3; its protein translation is MSGLIGKKVGMTSIFDENGKNIPCTVIEAGPCVITQVRTTEADGYEALQLGFDDAKKANKAAAGHAKKAGTVAKRKVVEFQGFEGEFKLGDAITVDHFAEGEFVDVSGTSKGKGFQGVVKRHGFRGVGQATHGQHNRLRAPGSIGAASYPARVFKGMRMAGRMGGDKIKVQNLKVLKVVAEKNLLVVKGCVPGHKNAYVIIQK